Genomic DNA from Methanofollis sp. W23:
GCCGCCGCGATGACGTAGACGGCCGGGGATCCGCCGAGGAGAAACGGGACCTGGGCCAGGAAGATGAGGATCGCCAGGGAGTTGACAAACCCGAGCACCACCGAGTACGGGATGAACCTGATGAACCGCCCGACCTTGAGGCGCCCGAGGACGACCTGGATCGCGCCGGTGAGGAGGGTCGCCGCGAGGAGATATTCGAGCCCGTAGTCGCGGACCAGCACGACCATGACCAGGGCCATCGACCCGGTGGCCGCCGAGATCATGCCAGGGCGTCCGCCGGCGAAGGCGATGACCACGGCGATGCAGAAGGAGGCGTAGAGCCCGACCATCGGGTCGACGCCGGCGATGATCGAGAAGGCGATCGCCTCGGGGATGAGGGCCAGGGCCACGGTCATCCCGGCCAGGGTGTCGCCGCGGAGGTTGGAGACCCAGGCCTGTTTAAGCGCGGGCAGATTCAGGGTGATTGGCAGGTTCACGGTCAGTCCTCGGGTGCCGGCGGCGGCGCGGGGCAGGGAAGGGTGCGGTGCGGCCGGGTCGCAGATGGCAGTATATATACGCCTCCGTGGGGTTTAACGTATCCGGGTCTGGTCGAGCTCGGTATGGTTTTATGCCCGCGGGTTGCTCTCTATCCCACAGAGAGACGCTCCCGGCGTTCAGAGGTTGTTATGTTTCATATGGTTCTTCTTGCAGTGGACGGCTCGGAGAATGCCATCAGGGCGGCCGAGACCGCCGCAGGTCTGGTCGCCGCCCTGCCCGGTTCCGTGCTCGCGGTCGTGTACGTGGCCGCCCCGCCTGCCCAGTCCAGGATCGTGAAGGCGAACTACGATGTCCACGCCCTCCTCGAGGAGGACGCCCGGACGGTCGCGGGCCCGGTCCTCCACCTCATCGAGGGGATGGGTGTCCCCTACTCCCTGGAGGTCGAGATGGGCGACCCGTCCGCCGAGATCCTCGCGACCGCCGAGAAGGTCGGGGCCGACCTGGTCGTCATCGGGAGCCGGGGGCTTGGGGCCCTCCAGGGGGTCGTCATGGGGAGTGTGAGCCAGAAGACGGCGCAGCTTGCCGCCTGCCCGGTGATGATCGTGAAGTGAGATGTGCCGCCCGCACCAGGGGGGTTCGAAAAGAGAGAGAGGGGGGTCAATCGGCGTTTCAGGATCGAGCATATCCAAAAACGCTCCCGGGGTGGCCATCTCCTCGAACCGAAGCGCTTCCTTCGAGGAACGTTGAACCCTCTCCTCCACCGGGGGGGCGGGCAGGCATGAAGGCATGGGTGCACAACGAAAAGAGGAGGATATTTTCTCCACCTCCATCGCGATCTCTTGAAAGGGGGGGCCTGAAGAGTTCTGGGATGCCCTCGACCATCAGTGGCAGTCTTCCTTCCGCCCTCGTCACTCGCGAGAGGGACGAGTTCTCACTTGTTCGAGAAAAGGTCTGATTTTTGGGGGGGTAGAATTGCTCATGAACCCCCGGGGTCCACGCATATGGGATGAAACGTTCTCGTCACGTGCTCTCTCCCTTTTCAAGAGAGGAGAATCAGGGGGGATCGTGTTCCATTCGCCGCCCCCACCTATCTCCGGTCCGTGGGAGTCAGGGGGGTGCGAGATGGCAGGGGAATCTCGACGATGGACGCGGCCGATCCATCAGAAGAATTTTTTTATCCTCTGCGTATTGGCTCCTACGTGATATGAAGAGTTCAAACCCTCATCCTAACGTGAAAAGAGGATCTTCTGGATCATTGTCATGGTAAACCCTCTCCAATTCCACCGGCGATATGCACGGGCCTCATCCCCACCCCATCGCCCGCAGCATCACCGCCACGATCCCCCCCACCACCCCGCCGGCCCAGGCGGCGGCCCCCCGCTCGCGCCGTTCCTCGCCGGCCCGCTCGCTCCGCCAGTTTTCGAGGGCCCGCAGGCGCTCCTCGGTCGCGGCGTCGTGCCTCTCCATCTGCGCAAGGCTCCGGCAGATCCATTGCACGTCCTGGTGCGTCTTGATGATCGTCTCGCGCAGGTCGTTTTCGTCGGCGGCCATCATGCATCCCTGGGAGAGAGATGGCGTTCAAGTCAGATTAATATTACTTGGAGTAATATGATCGTGTGCCGGTGACATCCCGGGAGTCCTGGCAGGAGTGAGAAAAATGGCAGACTTTGTCCTGTCCACGACCAACAAGACGTCGGTGCGG
This window encodes:
- a CDS encoding universal stress protein, with the protein product MVLLAVDGSENAIRAAETAAGLVAALPGSVLAVVYVAAPPAQSRIVKANYDVHALLEEDARTVAGPVLHLIEGMGVPYSLEVEMGDPSAEILATAEKVGADLVVIGSRGLGALQGVVMGSVSQKTAQLAACPVMIVK